From Fibrobacter sp. UWB16, the proteins below share one genomic window:
- a CDS encoding type II secretion system protein J, which produces MTNKGTNVQMQRASGFTLIELMVYIALLGGIVLIAGQAFSDSTKMRMRTQSMLQASETAEKVAAIFKADVAQTGAKTAMEAGASESGAEYGNKFSNIYTNVYMDPNSENKDSSSFSVVTKNGFDSLTIRRLRYDESGHYSAVEQIAWFVRDGSLWRNCRILEKKSNLPEDDPCTDGATSEPNNIEMASDVSKFKVTPGKPGVVGDNVQLFPGVGESEFRFVGRNDGDREMPIVTNEAGETHKGGNTQTISGFFQNYDQSMQTIKSEGARKINEVIAVRNETYPDFSWQTLCASEGSNLTFEPDNEYEISFEILPTDENADKSKLFVPGEDHMAVGLRSLETGNPITYGDPAIKFGDFAFFPPLGVKSEGSGERTMRFSVPIKITKACLAFTFACYSPLVSQGKISISKLKVLKIPSANYKFENYDFEANKSDKQNVKAFLLSLDIKNRGESGHVEMVVPAPSNGPRD; this is translated from the coding sequence TTGACAAATAAAGGTACGAATGTACAGATGCAACGAGCATCCGGTTTTACCCTCATCGAGCTGATGGTCTACATAGCCCTTCTTGGAGGCATAGTCCTTATCGCGGGCCAGGCTTTCAGCGACAGCACCAAGATGCGCATGCGCACGCAGAGCATGTTGCAAGCTTCAGAAACCGCAGAGAAAGTGGCCGCCATATTCAAAGCCGATGTCGCACAGACAGGGGCAAAGACCGCCATGGAAGCAGGGGCCTCGGAATCTGGGGCTGAATACGGCAACAAGTTCAGCAACATCTACACGAACGTTTACATGGACCCAAACAGCGAAAATAAAGATTCGTCATCTTTTTCTGTAGTGACCAAAAACGGGTTCGACAGCCTTACCATCCGCCGTTTACGTTACGACGAATCCGGCCATTACTCCGCCGTCGAACAAATCGCCTGGTTTGTCCGTGACGGATCGCTTTGGCGCAACTGCAGAATCCTCGAAAAAAAATCGAATCTCCCAGAAGACGACCCTTGTACCGACGGAGCAACATCTGAACCCAACAATATCGAAATGGCATCAGATGTAAGCAAGTTCAAAGTCACACCGGGAAAACCCGGCGTTGTAGGGGACAACGTCCAGCTGTTCCCTGGCGTTGGTGAATCCGAATTCAGGTTTGTCGGTAGAAACGACGGAGACCGCGAAATGCCTATTGTGACCAATGAAGCAGGAGAAACGCACAAAGGCGGAAATACGCAGACCATATCCGGGTTCTTCCAAAACTATGACCAAAGCATGCAAACCATAAAAAGCGAAGGCGCCCGTAAGATCAACGAAGTTATCGCCGTCCGCAACGAGACGTACCCGGATTTTTCGTGGCAGACCCTTTGCGCCAGTGAAGGCAGCAACCTCACATTTGAACCGGACAACGAGTATGAAATTTCATTCGAAATTCTGCCCACAGACGAAAATGCAGATAAAAGCAAGTTATTTGTCCCTGGCGAAGACCACATGGCCGTCGGTTTGAGGAGTCTCGAGACAGGCAACCCCATTACGTATGGCGACCCCGCTATAAAATTTGGAGATTTCGCATTTTTCCCGCCTTTGGGCGTCAAGAGCGAAGGAAGCGGAGAACGCACCATGCGTTTTTCAGTCCCCATTAAGATTACAAAAGCATGTCTCGCATTCACGTTCGCTTGCTATTCTCCTCTCGTTTCACAAGGGAAAATATCCATCTCGAAATTGAAAGTCCTAAAGATACCCAGTGCAAACTACAAATTCGAAAATTACGATTTCGAAGCCAACAAAAGCGACAAGCAGAACGTAAAGGCATTTCTGCTGAGTCTGGATATCAAAAACAGAGGAGAGTCCGGACATGTTGAAATGGTCGTTCCTGCACCGAGCAACGGTCCACGCGATTAG